Proteins encoded within one genomic window of Methanosarcina barkeri str. Wiesmoor:
- a CDS encoding sulfatase-like hydrolase/transferase, whose amino-acid sequence MTEVEVNPVNTPQGAVVLIVDGLSAPFIYPELTPHALDGTPLEKAELENLPEISKESARILEFRAPQTFTEGGHSVLVTGNPGADSELVSFKDATIFDILHREGYLCIAVMERGDSWSIRAEQDAILRDENNSINKIKIALEQSEPSSKSPEVPEGLLQVMEEAADKAPEYVTSKETREKYSGYNRWGVETARNIVEYMARSRPEQKYLLTINVGAVDSSGHHRDNYGYIDCIECLDADISPLYELCKKNDLAFVLTSDHGMCFSKDDSKGGHQSEKFTDTDEAQLVPLIVHAQDIESGILRGKHGQEDFAPTLLGVLDVPDRPRFAEGKQILLTDHVNLRVELPEKGSVELRKNEDEKKGNLKEGNVKDGSIVASLQHDDEFLFLGLEPESTYTVSVALDSGNSLEEQVKELTLETDSVLEFTEKGQKIEENSEDNPESDSGKNSTASFLKKESGKSNSSLTHLIGYLVIGLVNLIGFVIIAKVLKKS is encoded by the coding sequence ATGACCGAAGTGGAGGTAAATCCTGTTAACACACCGCAGGGTGCAGTCGTGCTGATCGTAGATGGTCTGAGTGCGCCTTTTATCTATCCAGAGCTTACGCCGCATGCACTCGACGGCACGCCCCTTGAAAAAGCCGAACTTGAGAATCTACCGGAAATAAGTAAAGAGAGCGCAAGGATTCTGGAATTCCGAGCACCTCAGACCTTTACCGAAGGAGGGCATTCGGTTCTTGTCACGGGAAATCCGGGTGCAGACAGTGAACTTGTAAGTTTCAAAGATGCCACTATTTTTGATATTCTACACAGAGAAGGCTATCTATGTATTGCGGTTATGGAAAGAGGGGATTCCTGGTCAATCCGTGCCGAGCAGGATGCCATTCTCAGGGATGAAAATAACTCTATAAATAAAATAAAAATTGCCCTTGAGCAATCCGAACCTTCCTCTAAAAGTCCGGAGGTACCTGAAGGACTTTTACAGGTTATGGAAGAAGCTGCTGATAAAGCGCCTGAATATGTCACATCAAAAGAGACTCGGGAAAAGTATAGTGGGTATAATCGATGGGGAGTAGAGACTGCACGCAATATTGTTGAGTATATGGCCAGAAGCAGGCCGGAACAAAAATACCTGCTCACTATCAATGTAGGCGCTGTAGATTCAAGCGGGCACCACCGGGATAATTATGGGTATATAGACTGTATCGAATGTCTTGATGCCGATATTTCCCCACTTTATGAGCTCTGCAAGAAAAATGACCTTGCCTTTGTACTGACATCAGACCATGGAATGTGTTTTTCCAAAGATGATTCCAAGGGTGGGCACCAGTCAGAAAAATTTACGGATACAGATGAAGCACAACTCGTTCCCCTTATAGTGCATGCCCAGGACATTGAAAGTGGAATTCTCAGGGGAAAGCACGGCCAAGAAGACTTTGCTCCAACGCTGCTTGGAGTTCTTGATGTTCCAGACCGGCCACGGTTTGCAGAAGGAAAACAGATTCTTCTGACGGACCATGTAAATCTTAGAGTAGAACTCCCGGAAAAGGGCTCTGTAGAACTCAGGAAGAATGAGGATGAGAAGAAAGGAAACTTGAAGGAAGGAAACGTAAAAGATGGAAGTATTGTAGCTTCCCTGCAACATGATGACGAGTTCCTCTTCTTGGGGCTTGAGCCGGAAAGTACCTATACTGTCAGTGTTGCTCTTGATTCCGGAAACAGCCTTGAAGAGCAGGTAAAAGAGCTCACTCTTGAAACCGACTCGGTACTGGAATTCACTGAAAAAGGACAGAAAATCGAAGAAAATAGTGAAGATAATCCCGAATCAGATTCAGGAAAAAACTCTACTGCTAGTTTCTTGAAAAAGGAATCTGGAAAATCTAATTCGAGTTTAACGCACCTGATTGGATATCTTGTGATAGGATTGGTCAATCTTATAGGATTTGTAATTATTGCAAAGGTCCTGAAGAAAAGCTGA
- a CDS encoding acylphosphatase, producing the protein MTSGETVRAEILVSGRVQGVGFRRFARNAAERLGIESNPRNLRDGRVFIIAEGRPEAVELYINELRKGPMFAHVQDVDVTFKKALGNVYQAF; encoded by the coding sequence GTGACCTCTGGAGAAACTGTACGGGCGGAAATCCTTGTATCCGGAAGGGTACAGGGCGTGGGTTTTCGAAGATTTGCGAGAAATGCTGCCGAGCGTCTGGGCATAGAGTCTAATCCCAGAAATTTAAGGGACGGAAGGGTCTTTATCATTGCTGAAGGCAGACCTGAAGCTGTGGAACTTTATATAAATGAACTCAGGAAAGGCCCCATGTTTGCCCATGTGCAAGATGTCGATGTCACTTTTAAGAAAGCCCTTGGAAATGTTTATCAAGCCTTTTGA
- a CDS encoding aspartate aminotransferase family protein: protein MSSKTTFEIEDKCLPPFFVKQKISIEKGDGVYVWDEEGKMYIDFTAGWGVTCIGHANPVITEALIDQGKKIIQNPNSGLTYSPARARLLSLLAEILPLNLTRVFFTNSGAEANDAAIKLARKVTGRPDIISTDQSFHGRTISTTSATGQAKHRDRYSPLMPNYRFVPYDDLEAMENSLDENVAAVILEPIQGEGGVCIPSEGYLKEVSNLCKKNGSLLIVDEIQTGFFRTGPAFVTSSYGVRADFMTMAKGIAGGFPFGAFALSENVAKKLEIGDHGGTYCGNPLGCAVSYAVIKYLIDNNISRNVEEMGCFALKRMSLWPNIYGNVIADIRGKGLLIMVEFQSEEIATNVKNECLARGLFVTQTQGNGIRIFPALNVKKEELEEGLLIIEDVVKKINLTF from the coding sequence ATGTCAAGCAAGACAACATTTGAAATAGAGGACAAGTGCCTCCCGCCTTTCTTCGTGAAGCAGAAAATCTCCATTGAAAAAGGAGATGGAGTTTATGTATGGGATGAAGAAGGGAAGATGTATATTGATTTCACAGCAGGTTGGGGTGTAACATGTATTGGTCATGCAAACCCGGTCATCACCGAGGCCTTGATCGATCAGGGGAAAAAAATAATTCAAAACCCCAATTCGGGACTTACATATTCTCCGGCACGTGCACGTCTACTGTCCTTACTCGCAGAAATTCTGCCTCTCAATCTTACAAGAGTATTCTTCACAAATAGCGGAGCTGAAGCAAATGACGCTGCCATTAAACTTGCTCGAAAGGTAACAGGCAGACCTGATATAATTTCTACAGATCAAAGTTTTCATGGGCGTACTATCAGTACAACATCGGCTACAGGTCAGGCCAAGCATAGAGATAGGTATAGTCCTCTGATGCCTAATTATCGTTTTGTTCCCTATGATGACTTAGAGGCTATGGAAAATTCTCTGGACGAGAATGTTGCTGCAGTAATTCTTGAACCTATTCAGGGAGAAGGTGGAGTTTGCATACCTTCTGAAGGATATCTGAAAGAGGTAAGCAACCTGTGCAAGAAGAACGGAAGCCTGCTGATCGTAGATGAAATCCAAACTGGCTTCTTTAGAACAGGGCCAGCTTTTGTTACAAGTTCCTATGGTGTGAGAGCAGACTTTATGACAATGGCAAAGGGAATTGCAGGTGGTTTCCCATTTGGTGCTTTTGCTTTGTCTGAGAACGTCGCAAAGAAACTCGAGATCGGCGACCATGGAGGTACATATTGTGGCAACCCTCTTGGTTGTGCCGTTTCCTATGCAGTGATAAAATACCTGATAGATAACAACATTTCCAGAAATGTAGAAGAAATGGGCTGTTTTGCCCTGAAAAGAATGAGCTTATGGCCTAATATTTATGGAAATGTAATTGCTGACATAAGGGGAAAAGGGCTTCTTATTATGGTCGAATTCCAGAGCGAAGAGATTGCTACAAATGTCAAAAACGAGTGCTTGGCAAGAGGCTTGTTTGTCACTCAAACTCAGGGCAATGGAATCAGGATATTTCCCGCACTAAACGTTAAGAAGGAAGAGTTAGAGGAAGGTCTTTTAATTATCGAGGACGTGGTCAAGAAAATTAATCTCACCTTCTAA